The sequence below is a genomic window from Paenibacillus sp. DCT19.
CAGCATGAATTCGATCAGGTCATGGTCATGCCGGGAGCAGCCAAGCAGTATCTCGATATTGAGCCTGTATATTGGGCTGATGTATTTGAAGAGAGGGAAGAAGAACTGTTCCAGCAGCTTGTAGTTTCAACTCAACTGAATTACCAGGTGCTGCGCCGATTCGTCATCCATTATCTCGCTGATGCTGTTGCTTATCAACCTGTGGAACAGCAAGGACACCATTATGATGCTGTACACCGTACACTAAGCGAAGCCATGCACAGCCTTTCTCATCGTAACGGACCAGAGACACCTCTTTGCGTGCTGGCTCATAGTTTGGGGGCGGTCATTGCGAGTAATTTCTTTTATGATCTTCAATATCCCTCCAGTCGAACGCCTTATATAACAGATGTTACATCGGCTTTGGAGCGGGGAGATACCTTAACTAGCTTTTATTCGTTTGGAACGACACTGCCACTATGGAGTTTACGTTATCATGATTTTAGTCAACCCATTCAGGTTCCTGCGAAACTGGCTCAACAGTTTTTTCCGGGAATTGAAGGAGAGTGGGTTAACTTTTATGGTAAGGATGATATACTTGGTTATCCCTTGCGTCCGATCGATCCGGCCTATGAAGTGGCCGTGAAGGAAGATATCGAAATTAACTCAGGTAACTGGATACAGAGCTGGAATCCGCTCAGCCATGGTGGTTATTTTGATAATAAAACCATGAATCATAGAATAGCCCAGGGACTGGCTCGAATGTGGACCTGGGTGAATCGTGAGTCACCATAAGACTTAGAATTGAAGGAGACATTATTTTGGAATGCAGAACAGGTTGTGCCGCATGTTGTATTGCCATATCGATATCTTCACCGATCCCTGGAATGAAGAATGGCAAGCCGGCGGGTGTACGTTGCGTACAACTCACGGAAGATAATCGATGCAGTATTTTTGGACATCCAGACCGTCCTGATGTGTGTAGTGGATTACAGGCTTCATTAGATATGTGCGGCAGAACAGATCAAGAAGCTTTTCGTATCCTTAGCTGGCTCGAACAGGAAACGAGTCCGAACCCTCAAAACTAAGGGATACACATTATAGCCTATAGCTCGTATCTGAATAACTCATAACTGATCCGAATCCATGTAGCTTTTTAAGAAAAAATTGAATCATCAAGAGTACCTCTGGTCAGATGCCGGGGTACTCTTTGGTGTGAGATGAATGGTCTCATTTAATTGGATGATCGTGAACATGACTCTGATTGCCTTATTTTTGTCTCAGTAATCGAGTGAGGATGATCTTTAGAACAGAAGAGACGATGAAGAAAATAAACAAAATCCGGAACAACTGATATCCCGATACGACCGAGAGATTGGCGTTTACCTCATGAGCCATAATACTCATCTGATCCATACCTCCGGGTGCCATACTAAGTAGGGAAGTAGCGGCCGATAGGGAGTACACATGCATGAGGATATAACCTAGCCCAAGAGAGCCAGCAATGAGAAGTACACTACTTAACAGAGCAAGTGTGACCGTTTGAGTTTTGCGCTGTAGCTGCTCTGGTCGAAGCATCAAACCGACATGACTTCCAATCATCAACTGCGATAGATTGAGGACTGAAGAGGGCAGTGCAGGTGTATGCCACGACGTGGTCAATTGAATCACACACATCACAATCATCGGCCCAAGCATAAACGCAGTGGGGAAACGTAGTTTACGTGCGACCCAAGCCCCCATGACACATAGCGGAGCATAGATCCATATTTCCGGGAATAACGCTGTCCATAAGGCACTTGTCCCCTGCACAGGATCTGTTCCTGCAACACTCGCTCCACCAACCCATGGACTGAACAGCAGAAAAGGAACACAGAACACAATCATAATCAACCGAGTCACCTGCAAAAAGGTAACCAGAGTCAGATTAATGGATTTCATCTCCTCAGCTAAAGAAACCATCTGGGACAATCCACCGGGTATACTCCCAACAAGCAAAGACGGAAAGTCAAACGGAGTAAGCTTCGAAGCGAGATAGGCCGTTAATGTACAGAATCCGATGAGCAGTAGAGTCATGAGCAGCATCATAGGAAGCTGATGCAGTATTCCTTGTAATGCATCTTCAGTAAGGGTTAGGCCGATCGAATAACCAACAATCAGAATTCCGTAATCGCGTACGCTTGAAGGCCACATTAACGGGAGCTTAAGCACCTGTGCACCAAGAAGCATAAACACCATTGGCCCTAGTAGCCAGGGGATTGGCGTGTGGATCGCAGTGAACACGATACCTCCCAGTACGGAGACGCTTAAACTGAGCAAAAAACGAAAAACAACGGAGGGACTATGCTTATGCATCAATCCCATCCGTTCCATTTCCTTATATTTGTTGGCACAAGCCCTATACGTAAGTCGGTATATAGGTTTAAGTTGCAAAGTTGTTTCATGTAAGATCACTCCTGATGATAGGCGCTTATTTTGCTTCAAGGAATCTCCGACTCTTCAACTAATCTCATTCTACCTTACTAGCATATCAATGAGTTGTCACTTGTGCAGCAGGTTTGGCTTCCCTAAACATCACATAGTACATCAGGGACGAAATAACATACAGGCTGCCTGTGATACTGAACGTGATCGCATAACCCCAGTACGTTCCATAGGTAGTCACCAGATAAGATTGTACAGGACCCATGGTAGCCCAACCGATCATGAAGGCCGTCTGCATTAATGAGTTCGCAATCCCACGTCGCTTATCAGAGATTTTATCAACCAGAATAGCGGAGTGAATCGGATTAGCCGCATTCATCAGTGCCTGCCTAAACAGGAAGCTGATGGAGGCGATCACCAGCAGATTCGTGAATCCGGTAAGCAATAGGAACGGCAAGGACATGATCTGGAAAATGACGACAGCTCGAACGCTCCCCACCTTTGCAGCAAGCGTTGGCCCTATAAGCATCGAGACAATGGTCATGATCTGACCTAAGGAGATGAGTAGACTCATCCCGCTGAGAGAAACAGAAAAGCGATTCGTAAAGTATAGATTCAGATAGGGTACGACAAGACCAGAACCGAATCCAATCAATAATTGAGTGATAACAAACTGACCGATCAGTCGGGAATCCTTCTTCTTGAGCTGGACATCAGACTCACGTACTACCCCAGAGGATACTGAGATAACTCCTTCAACGCTTTGCTTCAATTGAGCAGTTGCAGGAACTGATTGGTTTCCTTGGGATGTAGCTGAATGATCATTGATAAACAATAAAGGAATAAATGCGGCTAGCGTAGCCACGCCTCCAATAATTAACACCGTTTGTAAACCTGTGACCACAGCGAATCCTGCTGAATGAAGCAGATCAGCAAATACGCCGCCTCCCAGACTTCCTAGCACCTGAGATGCAAGAACAAGTGAGGAGTAATAACTGAACATTTTCAAGCGCTGACTCTTCTTCACATTTTCAGCCAGGAAAGGGATCGCGAGCACTTGGAATACCCCGGCAAAAAGTCCAGAGAACACGGCAAACCAGATTAATCCACTGGCAGAATAGTCGAACGAGCGACCAATTAAGAACACTCCGCTGAACAATGCTCCGACGATGAGCAACCGTTTACGGCTGAAGCGATCACCGCCGAGTCCTATAGGCACGAACATAATCGCGGTTGCTAGCGATTGGATACTGACGATCTGACCATTCATGGTGTCGTTGTAGCCAAGACCTTGAATGTACAGATTATACAGGACAGAGAACATGCCATTACCGATCTGATACAGAATACTAGCTAGAAAAAAAAGTTGGATATTGCGGGACCAACCCCGAATTTCCGAAACGATCTGTCTTAGAACTTTCAAGTGGTTTCCCCCAGTCGATGCTGTGCAGTGTTACCAGTTTAACAGGAATGGGGAAATTTCGGAACAATTGACCACTGTTTATTTTTTGCTCTATGACAAAACGCGTGCAAGCATGAATCCATCGTACCCTTTGCTGCCTACCGTTTGCAGCGCAGTTGCTTCAAGTTTAGGATGGTTTGCAACCATATCTAGGAAGGTGCGCACACCCTTGACTCTCTCATCTGTGCTGTTTGGATTGACCACTTCACCATCTCGGACAATATTGTCGCCAATGATAAGACTTCCAGGACGTGCTAAGCGTAGAGCCCATCGGAGATAATCAGGATTGCTTGGTTTGTCAGCATCAATGAAGATGAAGTCGAAGGGTTCACGGTACTCTTCTTGTATGTCCGGGAGAGTGGTGAGGGCTGCTCCGACGCGTAGATCGACTTTATCCATAAGCCCTGCATGGCTCAGATTATGACGAGCAATCTCCGCATGATGTGGATCGGCTTCAAGAGTCACAATTCTACCTTGCTCAGGTAAGGCACGCGCCATCCAGATCGTACTGTAACCGCCCAGTGTTCCAATTTCGAGGACGCGAGTTGCTCCATGAATCTGAAGCAGGAGTTGCAGAAATTTACCCTGATTCGGTGTGACATCATGAGCAGGTAATCCCTCAGCGGCATTGTGATGTAAGGCTTGCTCCAGTAATGGATCGGCGGGAATCAATCGTTCGTTCAGATATTGGTCTACTTGAGTCCAGGTGTGTTGTAAGGATGAAGAATTCAAATTGTTCATTAAGCATGTTCCTTTCCGGATAGAGGTTTTGGGATTTCTTAATTCCACTATACGGCTTGCAGGATTATAAATAAAAATATATATTATATTAAAGTATAAATTTTAGTTATGTTTAGAAAGGGGTTCATATGAATCTACACGGACTAAGGTTATTTCATGCTATTGTGCGATATGGTGGGGTGACACGAGCTGCGGAAGAACTTAATATTAGTCAGCCGGCCGTTTCATCACAGGTGAAAAAGTTTGAACGAGAGCTGAACATTCAGTTATTTGTCTCGGAGGGCAGAAGACTTGTTCTTACGGATGCGGGTGCACAGCTTATCAGTTATGCAGAGCGCTTATTTATGCTGGAACAAGAAGTAGAGCATTTTGTGGAGGATTTTCGGGCAGGTAAGAAAGGGATGATCCGGATTACAGCTACATATCTCCCGGCTAATTTTCTGCTTCCAGCATGGATTGCTCGATTCAAGCAGGTGCATGAAGAAGTTGAGGTCGTGGTGAATACAACGAATACACGGATGGCATTTGATCATTTGCTTCGATATGAAGCAGAAATTGCGGTATACGGTGGAAGTGGGATCACACATAACGGGGTTGACTGGGACGAGCTGTTTGAGGATGAAATGTGGTTTGTCGTTCATCCAAAGCATCCATTTGCAGGACAGGAGGTAGAGTTAAGAGATATGATGGCAGAGCCATTCATTATGCGTGAAGAGGGAAGTGTAACCAGAGATCGGCTCGTATCACTCTGTACAACCAATAATTTGCCTGCGCCTCGGATCGCTCTTCAATTCAATGGGCTGAATGAAACAATTAGTGCAGTAAAAGCAGGATATGGAGCCAATTTTATCTCTTCGCTGGTTGTGAAGCAGGATGTTCGCGAAGGCAGACTGGCACGGGTATTCGTCCAGCATGAGCAATTGAAGAATACACTCGCGGTATGTACACGAGCAGGGGAAGTATTGTCACCCGCTGCTCGAAAATTGGTTGAACTAATGAAGCAGGAAGCTTCCAACATGCAATCTAGTTGACTGACTTCTTAACTACCGCTTGCTGTATCTCGTACATTGCTGAATTGAGTCCGAGCATACAAGGTGATGCCTCCAACGAGCAGAACAGGAATCCAGACAGAGACAAGTGGCCAGTGTTGGAACAGAAGTGCGGCAGCAATGATACCAACCAAATAAATGAGAACCGCACCAGCACGTAGGTATACATCACCAGATAGTGATTTAAATAACGATTTGGCAGAGGTGTGTCTCATTCTGTACATAATGCTTACGGTATCTTCCACAACAGCGGCGAGATTATTCGTTAGAACGGTTGTGGATATGCCAGCAATGCCGATCCGGCGAGCTGCTGTAGTTTGCATTCCCATCGCCGCTGCTAAGACGAGAATCAATAGATACGTGAGTTGTTCTGCATAGGGACTGATCATGGCGACAGCAAAAAAGAGCAGTAAGCTGCTCTCAACAACAAATACAGTTGTAATTCGCTTCGTCCAGCCACTTTCGCTTCGTCCCCATCCAATCATGCGAGCTGCTATTGCATTTCCGATGATAAATCCGATAAGTGCGATTAACGAACGGAGTACAACAAACTCCTGAGCGCGAGCAATAGCAATACCCAGCAGAACGATGTTGCCCGTCATATTTGCGGTTAGTACATGACCTAAGGCTAAGTAGCCAATGAGATCGACCATACCAGCAGCCATGCAAAGAAGGAGCAATGCGTACTTTTGGAGGGTTACTTGATGGTGCATGTGACTTTCATCCTTTCACGAAAAAGCTACCCCTCTAGTATACAGTAACATTTACACGAATGAATACCGTAGTTAAGATTCGATCATGACCGTGTGCCGAGCCAATCAAACATATGGCTGATCGCGGTCTGTTGAACTGCACCGTGAAAATGATGATTTTCTCCTCCATAAGCATGAAACGTAACATCCGCACCTTTGCGTTTTAATTCGTTATACATACGTGTACCATGACTGTACTTCACCTGTGTATCGGCGGTTCCATGCATGATCAGGACGGGGCAGTGAAGCTCCGTAACTTTGAAGAGTGGCGAACGGGCAGTGTACGCTTCAGGAGCGCGCTGCGGAGAATGGCCGAGAATCCTTTTCAATGTTCTTCTCAGATCGGTACGTTCCAGATAGGTTTGAGCCACATCAGCAACACCGCTCCATAATACGAGTTTGTGAACACCATGAGGCTGTTTATTGTAAGTCGCTGCTGCGTGCACAGCATTGATCGCCCCTCTAGAGAAACCCATGACAGAGATCCGTGACGGATCGGCAAAAGGCAACCCATGCACCAACTGATAAGCGGACACAACATCTTGCAGATCACTACCGCCATACTCATCACGTCCTTCCCCACCTTCATTGCCGCGATATGCAGGGGCGAACACGATATATCCGTAGTTAACAAATTGTTCGATCCAAGACGTATTAACCCCGCCATAGTTACCAAGTCCACCTCGGCAGTAGATCAGCACTGGCCATAATGCTTTTTGTTCGGAATGCATTGGTTTCAATAGACCTTTGGAATAACGGCTAGCCAGTGCCGTAAGTTTTACAGGTTGGAGCGTGGAGGATAAGGTTGGCGAGGCTGGTAGACTATCAACATCTGCTGGTACAGAGAAGGAAGACAACGAACAGCCATCTGGAAGACCGAGATATGCTTTGACACGATAAGAATCAGAAGAATAAGTAACGTGATAGAGCAGCAGAATCGCTCCCTTTCTTCGAGAGTGTCCTTCTATGAAATAGTGGATTGGGCTTAGCATATGTCAAAATAAAGATCTCATCCGTCTTCTTCCTTAGGACGCCATCGATAGAAATTCGTTTATTGGCTCCAGATGATTTATAATGAATACAAAGACATGCGGATGAACCCATGTTATCTTCACATTTCATAAATTTACTCTAGTGTCCACGGAGAAAGGAAGAACATAATGATGAACGCACCACATCCAATTGATCAATTCAAGAAATTTAAATATGAGATTACGCGATTTATGATGATTTATAAATTTGCACTTGATCAGATGGAAACGAAGATTGAAGTGCTTAAGGAAGAATTCCAGTCTTTGCATGATTACAGCCCTATTGAACATACCAAATCAAGATTGAAATCGCCTGAAAGTATTATGAATAAGATGTTCCGCAAAAATCATGAATTAACCTTCGAAAGTATTAAGAAAAACATTAAGGATATTGCAGGAGTTCGCATCACCTGCTCGTTTATTTCCGATATTTATCGCATTAAGGATATGCTCTGTAATCAAAGTGATCTACGTGTTCTAGAAGTGAAGGATTATATTCAAAATCCGAAACCTAACGGTTACCAGAGCCTGCACTTGTTGGTGGATGTGCCTGTGTACATGTCCAATGGGGAAGAGCGAGCTTGCGTGGAAATTCAGATTCGTACGATTGCTATGGATTTCTGGGCCAGTCTGGAGCATAAGATCTTCTACAAATACAACAAGGATGTTCCAGAGCATCTGACAAGAGAGCTGAAGAGTGCTGCGGATTCTGCGAATGCGCTTGATCAACAGATGGAGAGATTGCACCGCGAGATCCAGGAGATCAAGGATGCGGAGAATGACCGGACTGAAGAAGAGCTGCGCCGTATTATAATCAACAATCAGCAATTTACGTTGCCTAATAATTTGCTCAAGTTACTTGGAAACGGAGAGCAGTAACGTTATGCGTGCAAAATCGACATCGGCTTCATTAACCAACAATTCAACCTCGCGTATACGCATGGCACTAATTCTAGGGACATTATCGGCCTTCGGGCCGTTGTCTCTGGATATGTATCTGCCCGCACTGCCAACGCTGGCAGCAGATTTTCAATCTTCAACGTCTTATGCACAGCTGAGTCTAACTGCTTGTATGGTTGGACTTGCTCTAGGACAACTGCTCGCTGGACCATTGAGTGACATCCGAGGACGTCGCACTCCGTTGATTGCTGGATTGTTACTCTACACGATCGCCTCTATTCTTTGTTTGGTTAGCCCAACGATGGGTTCTTTTGTTGTATTACGTTTCATTCAGGGTGTTGCAGGAGCGGCAGGTATCGTGATTTCTCGTGCAGTCGTCCGAGATGTTTATGACGGACCGGAATTAACGCGATTTTTCTCACTGCTGATGTTAATTAACGGAGTAGCGCCAATTGCTGCGCCAATTATAGGTGGTCTATTACTAGAATACACGTCATGGCGAGGCGTATTTATTTTATTAAGTCTAATCGGGGTACTGACATTATTAGCTGTCATTTTTGGCTTGGGAGAAACCCTGCCAGCAGATCGAAGATCCAGTGGTGGATTGAAGCAGACACTGATCACGTTCCGCCAAATTGCGAGTAATCGTTTATTTATGGGTTATGCTCTGACTCAAGGATTAGTAGGTGCAGGTATGTTTGCGTACATATCAGGTTCACCATTTGTATTGCAGAAAATATATGGGATATCGCCACAGATGTTTAGTCTCTGCTTCGCGATTAATGGCCTCGGAATTATATTAGCTAGTCAGATTGCAGGAAGGCTTGCTGGAAAGGTATCCGAGACTCATTTGCTAATTGCTGGCTTAATCGTTGCGGGATTGGGAGGAACTTCTCTATTTATCGCAATTCTAGCGGAAGGCAACCTGATCTCAATACTCATTCCATTATTCCTAGTGGTATCGAGTGTGGGTCTTGTTAATACAGCTTCATTTGCACTAGCGATGGCTAATCAATCCAAGTCTGCGGGAAGTGCCTCCGCACTGATTGGTGTAATGACCTTTATGTTTGGAGGAATTGTGGCTCCACTTGTTGGACTAGGTGGTGAGGGAACGGCGGTCCCTATGGGGATTGTTATTCTCTGTGCTGATCTTGGGGCAGTGCTTATCTACCTCTTGATGGTTAGAAAAACAAGTAAACAGCAAGTGGCACACTGAGACATTAAGAGAAGCAACGCCCCATTCGGAGAGATCATCTCACCGGATGGGGCGTTTGTTGTTCTATGTTCTAGCGCGGATCTATAACTCCGAAGGGCGAGTCTTGAGACACGTCCTAGCAGAGGGAGAACAAAATTTGTGTGTTCAGCAAAATACCTGGGGTCTGGAATGGATAGAAGTAACCAACCACGAATCCGAACAAATTAATGGCAGGCCACATCAGATAGACATCATTGTATGTGAATACAAGAGACCAGCGATTGTAACAGAACGGGTTCAGCACGCGCTCTTCATTGTTCCGAGGTGCCGATACGCCTGATTGTGCAAATTGCACAGCTTGTGTC
It includes:
- a CDS encoding chemotaxis protein — its product is MTRIAVMIIHGLGRQKEDYADQLILRLQHEFDQVMVMPGAAKQYLDIEPVYWADVFEEREEELFQQLVVSTQLNYQVLRRFVIHYLADAVAYQPVEQQGHHYDAVHRTLSEAMHSLSHRNGPETPLCVLAHSLGAVIASNFFYDLQYPSSRTPYITDVTSALERGDTLTSFYSFGTTLPLWSLRYHDFSQPIQVPAKLAQQFFPGIEGEWVNFYGKDDILGYPLRPIDPAYEVAVKEDIEINSGNWIQSWNPLSHGGYFDNKTMNHRIAQGLARMWTWVNRESP
- a CDS encoding YkgJ family cysteine cluster protein, with amino-acid sequence MECRTGCAACCIAISISSPIPGMKNGKPAGVRCVQLTEDNRCSIFGHPDRPDVCSGLQASLDMCGRTDQEAFRILSWLEQETSPNPQN
- a CDS encoding AbrB family transcriptional regulator, whose product is MGLMHKHSPSVVFRFLLSLSVSVLGGIVFTAIHTPIPWLLGPMVFMLLGAQVLKLPLMWPSSVRDYGILIVGYSIGLTLTEDALQGILHQLPMMLLMTLLLIGFCTLTAYLASKLTPFDFPSLLVGSIPGGLSQMVSLAEEMKSINLTLVTFLQVTRLIMIVFCVPFLLFSPWVGGASVAGTDPVQGTSALWTALFPEIWIYAPLCVMGAWVARKLRFPTAFMLGPMIVMCVIQLTTSWHTPALPSSVLNLSQLMIGSHVGLMLRPEQLQRKTQTVTLALLSSVLLIAGSLGLGYILMHVYSLSAATSLLSMAPGGMDQMSIMAHEVNANLSVVSGYQLFRILFIFFIVSSVLKIILTRLLRQK
- a CDS encoding MFS transporter → MKVLRQIVSEIRGWSRNIQLFFLASILYQIGNGMFSVLYNLYIQGLGYNDTMNGQIVSIQSLATAIMFVPIGLGGDRFSRKRLLIVGALFSGVFLIGRSFDYSASGLIWFAVFSGLFAGVFQVLAIPFLAENVKKSQRLKMFSYYSSLVLASQVLGSLGGGVFADLLHSAGFAVVTGLQTVLIIGGVATLAAFIPLLFINDHSATSQGNQSVPATAQLKQSVEGVISVSSGVVRESDVQLKKKDSRLIGQFVITQLLIGFGSGLVVPYLNLYFTNRFSVSLSGMSLLISLGQIMTIVSMLIGPTLAAKVGSVRAVVIFQIMSLPFLLLTGFTNLLVIASISFLFRQALMNAANPIHSAILVDKISDKRRGIANSLMQTAFMIGWATMGPVQSYLVTTYGTYWGYAITFSITGSLYVISSLMYYVMFREAKPAAQVTTH
- a CDS encoding O-methyltransferase codes for the protein MNNLNSSSLQHTWTQVDQYLNERLIPADPLLEQALHHNAAEGLPAHDVTPNQGKFLQLLLQIHGATRVLEIGTLGGYSTIWMARALPEQGRIVTLEADPHHAEIARHNLSHAGLMDKVDLRVGAALTTLPDIQEEYREPFDFIFIDADKPSNPDYLRWALRLARPGSLIIGDNIVRDGEVVNPNSTDERVKGVRTFLDMVANHPKLEATALQTVGSKGYDGFMLARVLS
- a CDS encoding LysR family transcriptional regulator, translating into MNLHGLRLFHAIVRYGGVTRAAEELNISQPAVSSQVKKFERELNIQLFVSEGRRLVLTDAGAQLISYAERLFMLEQEVEHFVEDFRAGKKGMIRITATYLPANFLLPAWIARFKQVHEEVEVVVNTTNTRMAFDHLLRYEAEIAVYGGSGITHNGVDWDELFEDEMWFVVHPKHPFAGQEVELRDMMAEPFIMREEGSVTRDRLVSLCTTNNLPAPRIALQFNGLNETISAVKAGYGANFISSLVVKQDVREGRLARVFVQHEQLKNTLAVCTRAGEVLSPAARKLVELMKQEASNMQSS
- a CDS encoding YoaK family protein — its product is MHHQVTLQKYALLLLCMAAGMVDLIGYLALGHVLTANMTGNIVLLGIAIARAQEFVVLRSLIALIGFIIGNAIAARMIGWGRSESGWTKRITTVFVVESSLLLFFAVAMISPYAEQLTYLLILVLAAAMGMQTTAARRIGIAGISTTVLTNNLAAVVEDTVSIMYRMRHTSAKSLFKSLSGDVYLRAGAVLIYLVGIIAAALLFQHWPLVSVWIPVLLVGGITLYARTQFSNVRDTASGS
- a CDS encoding S9 family peptidase, encoding MSSFSVPADVDSLPASPTLSSTLQPVKLTALASRYSKGLLKPMHSEQKALWPVLIYCRGGLGNYGGVNTSWIEQFVNYGYIVFAPAYRGNEGGEGRDEYGGSDLQDVVSAYQLVHGLPFADPSRISVMGFSRGAINAVHAAATYNKQPHGVHKLVLWSGVADVAQTYLERTDLRRTLKRILGHSPQRAPEAYTARSPLFKVTELHCPVLIMHGTADTQVKYSHGTRMYNELKRKGADVTFHAYGGENHHFHGAVQQTAISHMFDWLGTRS
- a CDS encoding GTP pyrophosphokinase family protein — its product is MNAPHPIDQFKKFKYEITRFMMIYKFALDQMETKIEVLKEEFQSLHDYSPIEHTKSRLKSPESIMNKMFRKNHELTFESIKKNIKDIAGVRITCSFISDIYRIKDMLCNQSDLRVLEVKDYIQNPKPNGYQSLHLLVDVPVYMSNGEERACVEIQIRTIAMDFWASLEHKIFYKYNKDVPEHLTRELKSAADSANALDQQMERLHREIQEIKDAENDRTEEELRRIIINNQQFTLPNNLLKLLGNGEQ
- a CDS encoding multidrug effflux MFS transporter, producing MRAKSTSASLTNNSTSRIRMALILGTLSAFGPLSLDMYLPALPTLAADFQSSTSYAQLSLTACMVGLALGQLLAGPLSDIRGRRTPLIAGLLLYTIASILCLVSPTMGSFVVLRFIQGVAGAAGIVISRAVVRDVYDGPELTRFFSLLMLINGVAPIAAPIIGGLLLEYTSWRGVFILLSLIGVLTLLAVIFGLGETLPADRRSSGGLKQTLITFRQIASNRLFMGYALTQGLVGAGMFAYISGSPFVLQKIYGISPQMFSLCFAINGLGIILASQIAGRLAGKVSETHLLIAGLIVAGLGGTSLFIAILAEGNLISILIPLFLVVSSVGLVNTASFALAMANQSKSAGSASALIGVMTFMFGGIVAPLVGLGGEGTAVPMGIVILCADLGAVLIYLLMVRKTSKQQVAH